Proteins from a genomic interval of Scatophagus argus isolate fScaArg1 chromosome 6, fScaArg1.pri, whole genome shotgun sequence:
- the rpl36 gene encoding 60S ribosomal protein L36 codes for MAIRYPMAVGLNKGHPVTKNVTAPKHSRRRGRLTKHSKFVRDMIREVCGFAPYERRAMELLKVSKDKRALKFIKKRIGTHIRAKRKREELSNVLAAMRKAAAKKD; via the exons ATGGCTATTCGCTACCCTATGGCTGTTGGCCTTAACAAAGGCCATCCTGTCACTAAAAATGTAACTGCTCCAAAACACAGCCGTCGGCGTGGG CGTCTGACCAAACACAGCAAGTTTGTTCGAGACATGATCCGTGAAGTGTGTGGTTTTGCTCCTTATGAGAGGCGGGCCATGGAGTTGCTCAAGGTGTCAAAGGACAAAAGAGCCCTCAAGTTTATCAAGAAGAGg ATTGGCACTCACATCCGGGctaaaagaaagagagaggagctgAGCAATGTACTGGCTGCCATGAGGAAAGCTGCTGCCAAGAAAGACTGA